The Oceanispirochaeta sp. M1 DNA window CCTACTTCTGAAAACCAGTTTATCTGGGTAGATACAACAGCACGCTGGAAAATCAGTGATCCTGCTAAATTCTACGAATCCGTAACTTCCATGAATCAGGCTTATGCCAGACTTGATGATGTTATCGACTCTGCCGTACGTACCATTATTGCCCAGAATCCTCTGGCAGAATCTGTACGTAGTTCAGACCAGATCATCAATTCTTCTGCAGCCAGTCAGGAAGCACAGCTGATTACTGACGAAGAGGGAAGCGGACCAAATTTCTCCATAACTACGGGAACAAACTTCCCCCGTATCAAGATGGGCCGTGAAGAGATTTCCAATCGGGTTCTGGCCAGGGCCAAGATTACAGTTCCTCAGTATGGAATTGAACTGATCGATATTGTTGTCCGTCAGATCCGTTACTCCGATGACCTGACTCTGTCGGTTTATGCAAGAATGATTACAGAGCGTAATCAGATTGCCCAGGCTTACCGTTCCTACGGTGAAGGTCAGAAGGCCGAATGGATGGGTAAACTTGAAAGAGAGCAGAAATCTATTATTTCCGGAGCCTATGCCAAGTCTGAAGAGATCAAGGGACGCGCCGATGCCGAGTCTACCAGAATCTACGGTGATGCATTCGGACAGGATGTGGATTTCTACAACTTCTGGAAGTCTATGGAATCTTATCAGAATACCCTGCCCTCTCTGAGCAAAACATTGACAACAGATTTGGATTATTTCCGCTATCTGTATAATTCTTCAGGCCGTTAGGCTGAAGATAGATTCCCCGGGACTTCTCATTGAAGTTTAGTAGGGAATGACTTTAAAACCGGGGTTAAAGCCCCGGTTTTTTTATTTGCAAAAT harbors:
- the hflC gene encoding protease modulator HflC, which translates into the protein MNKSIKILITLLVLVILIAFLGPFYIVPEGEQALVTRFGKIVKVETDAGMKIRVPFVDNVSRYSNRILSWDGDPQRLPTSENQFIWVDTTARWKISDPAKFYESVTSMNQAYARLDDVIDSAVRTIIAQNPLAESVRSSDQIINSSAASQEAQLITDEEGSGPNFSITTGTNFPRIKMGREEISNRVLARAKITVPQYGIELIDIVVRQIRYSDDLTLSVYARMITERNQIAQAYRSYGEGQKAEWMGKLEREQKSIISGAYAKSEEIKGRADAESTRIYGDAFGQDVDFYNFWKSMESYQNTLPSLSKTLTTDLDYFRYLYNSSGR